In a genomic window of Deferribacterota bacterium:
- the fusA gene encoding elongation factor G has product MARLHPIEKHRNIGIMAHIDAGKTTTTERILFYTGINYKIGEVHEGTATMDWMEQERERGITITSAATQCFWNEYRINIIDTPGHVDFTIEVERSLKVLDGAIAVFCAVGGVEPQSETVWRQADKYHVPRIAFVNKMDRVGADFFNVITMIKERLGANPVAIQLPLGSESEFEGVIDLIKMKSIVWSGDELGAKYQYQEISDKYINQAEEYRTKMIEAICEYDEELLDKYFDGKEITESEIKNALRKCTLNLQLVPVLCGSAFRNKGIQPLLDAVGDYMPSPIDVPPLEGINPVNGEKTKVKVDDNASFTALAFKVQSDPYVGQLTYFRVYSGHLTAGSYVLNSTKDKKERVSRLLKMHANKREEIEEIYTGDICAAVGLKYTITGDTLCDSNHPILLESMEFPEPVISFAIEPKTKADQDKLSLALNRLAMEDPSFKVKIDDETGQTIISGMGELHLEIIADRLIREFKVGANIGKPQVSYRETVKRRAKSEGKYIRQSGGRGQYGHCIIEIEPLERGKGYEFVNKIVGGAIPKEFIPAIEKGIKESMEIGNVAGFPVVDVKVTLLDGSYHEVDSSEMAFKIAGSMAFKEAMDKAGAVLLEPIMRIEVVVPEEYLGDVMGDLSSRRGKILGMNPRGSVQVVRSFVPLKEMFGYATDLRSMTQGRATYTMIFDHYEEVPTNVVEEILKTKV; this is encoded by the coding sequence GTGGCTAGGTTGCATCCAATAGAAAAACATAGAAATATTGGAATAATGGCACATATTGATGCGGGTAAAACTACAACTACAGAGAGGATTCTTTTCTATACAGGTATAAATTATAAAATTGGAGAAGTTCATGAAGGCACAGCAACGATGGATTGGATGGAACAAGAAAGAGAAAGGGGCATTACAATAACATCGGCAGCTACTCAGTGTTTTTGGAATGAATATAGAATAAATATTATTGATACACCAGGGCACGTTGATTTTACCATAGAGGTTGAAAGATCATTAAAAGTTTTAGATGGAGCAATAGCTGTATTTTGCGCTGTTGGAGGTGTGGAACCCCAGTCTGAAACTGTTTGGAGACAGGCTGATAAATACCATGTGCCAAGAATTGCTTTTGTTAACAAAATGGATAGAGTGGGTGCAGATTTCTTTAACGTTATTACTATGATCAAAGAACGCTTGGGTGCGAATCCAGTTGCTATTCAACTACCACTTGGCTCTGAAAGTGAGTTTGAAGGTGTTATAGATTTAATAAAGATGAAGTCTATTGTTTGGAGTGGTGATGAGTTGGGCGCTAAATATCAATATCAAGAAATCTCAGATAAGTATATAAATCAAGCAGAAGAATATAGAACAAAAATGATTGAAGCTATTTGTGAGTATGATGAAGAATTGTTGGATAAATATTTTGATGGCAAAGAAATAACAGAGAGTGAAATAAAAAATGCTTTAAGGAAATGTACATTAAATTTGCAATTAGTTCCTGTTTTATGCGGATCAGCTTTTAGAAACAAGGGTATACAACCTTTATTAGATGCTGTTGGAGATTATATGCCTTCACCTATTGATGTGCCACCTTTAGAAGGCATTAACCCTGTTAATGGTGAAAAAACTAAAGTAAAAGTTGATGACAATGCGTCATTTACAGCTTTGGCTTTTAAGGTGCAGAGTGACCCCTATGTTGGTCAGCTTACTTATTTTAGGGTTTATTCAGGGCACTTAACAGCTGGTTCATATGTGCTAAATTCTACAAAAGATAAAAAAGAGAGAGTTAGCAGATTATTAAAGATGCACGCCAACAAAAGAGAAGAGATAGAAGAAATTTATACAGGGGATATTTGTGCTGCTGTTGGTTTAAAATATACAATAACAGGGGATACCCTTTGTGACAGTAATCACCCAATATTATTAGAATCAATGGAGTTTCCAGAGCCTGTAATATCCTTTGCAATAGAACCTAAAACAAAAGCTGATCAAGATAAATTGTCATTGGCTCTAAATAGGCTAGCTATGGAGGATCCTTCTTTCAAGGTAAAAATAGATGATGAGACAGGTCAAACGATAATATCAGGTATGGGTGAGTTGCATTTAGAGATCATAGCTGATAGATTGATTAGAGAATTTAAAGTTGGTGCTAATATAGGTAAACCGCAAGTATCTTACAGAGAAACGGTTAAGAGGAGGGCAAAATCTGAAGGTAAATATATCAGACAATCAGGTGGTCGTGGTCAGTACGGGCACTGTATTATAGAAATAGAGCCCTTAGAAAGAGGTAAAGGCTATGAATTTGTAAATAAGATTGTAGGTGGTGCCATACCTAAGGAATTTATACCAGCAATTGAAAAGGGTATTAAAGAATCTATGGAGATAGGGAATGTAGCAGGTTTTCCTGTTGTTGATGTAAAGGTTACACTTCTTGACGGAAGTTATCACGAGGTTGATTCCTCAGAAATGGCTTTTAAAATAGCTGGTTCAATGGCCTTTAAAGAAGCTATGGATAAAGCAGGTGCTGTCTTACTTGAACCTATTATGAGAATAGAAGTTGTTGTTCCAGAAGAATATCTAGGTGATGTAATGGGGGATTTGAGCTCTAGAAGAGGCAAAATATTGGGTATGAATCCTAGAGGTTCTGTACAAGTAGTTAGATCATTTGTACCATTGAAAGAAATGTTTGGATATGCAACAGATTTGAGATCAATGACGCAAGGAAGAGCTACATATACTATGATATTTGATCATTATGAAGAAGTTCCTACAAATGTTGTAGAGGAAATATTAAAAACAAAAGTTTAA
- a CDS encoding GTP-binding protein, with the protein MAKAKYERKKPHVNVGTIGHVDHGKSTLTSAITK; encoded by the coding sequence ATGGCTAAGGCAAAATATGAGAGGAAAAAACCACATGTGAATGTAGGTACAATAGGACACGTAGATCATGGTAAGAGTACACTAACATCGGCAATAACAAAG